The Rhodoluna lacicola genome includes the window GCACAAACCATCCTTGATAGCCAGACTGAATCAAGCTGCGCACTATCGAGCGAACATCAACGTCACCGGTGCCAAGCGGAACGTACATTCCCTCAACTACTCCCTGATAGTAAGTAATCTCACCGGATTGAACACGGTCGGCAATTGCAAGGTTTACATCCTTGAGGTGTGAGTGAGCAACGCGATCAGCGTGATCCTGGGCAAACTTCACAGGATCGGTGCCACCAATAATCATGTGACCGGTGTCAAGACAAAACTTGATAGTTGAGCCATCTAGGACTTTCTTTACATCTGCCTCTGTTTCAACCATGGTTCCAACGTGCGGGTGCAACACTGCGGTCACTCCTCTGGCGGCAGCGGCTTCCTTAATGCGTTCTAAGTTTGCAAAGAAGATATTCCAGCCGTGAGCATCAAGTTCTGGGCGCTTGGTGTCGTACCCCTCTAGGCCAGTCTCAGCAGAGAGCACCATGGTTTTGGCACCTGAGGCAGCATAGCTTTCAAGTTCAGTAAGCACATCTGGCAGCGGGTCAAAGTTCTCTTGGTGCATGATGATTGGAAAAAATCCGCCAACGGCTTCCATTCCATGTTCTGCTAAAACTTTTGCGCGATCGGCTGGCTGGACTGGCAAGAACCCAAGCGGGCCAAACTCTGTAGCGCCCAAACCAAGTTCTGCCATCTCCTTGAGCACTCGCACTGGAGTCATCTGGTGACCCCAACCAGGCACCTCACATACACCCCATGAAATTGGAGCACCAGCAATTTTTAATTTAGACATAGTATTTTTACTTTCGAACAGCGGCTGTTGTGTTTGCCGATGGCTTGATTGAAATCCACTGCTTGGTTTTCATTGATTCTTCAACCGCGTCGTTCACCCTTGCGGCTGCAACTGCATCGTGAATGTTTGAGTTCTTAGATTCTTTACCAATGTAAGATAGTAAGAATTTCTTTGCCTCAATGACTTTGAGATCGTCGTAGCCCATACCAGTTCCGGCGCCGGGCTGGAATGCACCAAATTCTCCGAAACCGGGGGCAACCATAACGCGCTGGTATCCCAGGTGTTGACCCTTGCGACCAATTGCAACCTGCAACTCGTTCATGCGTTCAAAGTCCCACATCACAGAACCCTCTGTTCCGTAAATTTCAAAGTTGTAACTTGCACGCGGGCCAACAGCAACGCGAGATGCTTCAAGAGTTCCCACTGCACCGGCAGCAACCGCATTGTCGGCTAGTCGAACAATCATGCCGGCGTAGTCTTCATTTTCTACCGGCTTCTTTTCGCCACCTTCAATCACATCAAAGTGCGTACCCACACCCATTTGCTGAACCGGGCGCTCAGTGTGAATTGTGCTGGTGATTCCGTTCACGTCTGCAATCGGCCCGGCCATGTAATGAATCAAATCAACCAGGTGTCCCATCAAGTCTCCAAGCACACCGCTGCCGGCAAGCTTGCGAATGAAGCGCCACGATAGGGCTCCGTTTGGTTCTGATGAGTAGTCGGCAAAGAAAACGCCGCGAAAGTTTGTGATGCGGCCAAGTTGCCCACTTGCGATTAGCTCTTTGATGTGCTCCACTGCAGGCGCGTGACGATAGTTGAAACCAATGCTGGTAACTACACCCGCTGCATCCGCTGCGACTTCGACGGCCTCTGTGTCTTCCGCTCCACGACCAACTGGCTTTTCAATCCAGAAAGCTTTACCTGCCTTTGCCGCGGCGATGCCGATTTCAGCGTGCAGAAAATTTGGAGCACAGATTGAGACAACATCAACCTCAGGATCGTTGAGCACATCGGTGTAGTCCAACGTTCCGCGCTCGTACCCCAAAACATTAATTGCGTAGTCCACGCGATCTTGCGCGGTGTCGGCAGCGATGACGAGTTTGGGGGTGATTCCCAACTCAGGGAAAACCACTGGAAGCGCTTGATAGGCACGAGAGTGCACTTTACCCATCCAGCCAACGCTGATGAGGCCTACGCCTACAGTCTTAGGTGTGTTCGACATTGAATACCTTCTGTGAAATAGATGCTGGAACGGTCCAATGATACTGAACACCATTGGCTTTTTGGAATGAAAACAGAAATTAGTGAATGCCGATTTACGGCTTTACACCGATGGTGGAGTTGCGAACCTCAAGTCTTGGCAGCAGCAGAACGTGCTTTCCCTCTGATTTTCGCCAAATATCTTCATCGCTCAAAATCTCTGCCGCCTTCATTGCGATTGCCTTTTTTTCCTGCTCAACCGTGGTCAGCGAAATTCGGTTCAAGGCTGAGATGTAAGTGTTGTCGAAACCTGTGAGTGCAACCTGGTGTCCGCCTGAAGCCTGGAATGCCTCGATTGCCTCCTGAGCACCCAGGGCAACGATGTCATTGAAGCAGACCAGGGCTGTGGGTTTTGACTTTCCCTGAAGAGCAAGTTTTGCTGCGGCGTAGCCAGCTTCCTCAGTGCGGTCACCAAATTGTTCAAGCGGCTTTAGTTTCTTGGCGATCATTGCTTTACGGAAGCCTTGGATGCGCGCCGTGGCAACTTCACCGTCATCTGAACCTATGTAGCAGATTCGCTTGTGGCCAAGTGAAACCAGGTGATCAACAATTAGCTTCATGCCCTCGTCTTCATCAATTCTGAGCACGATAGCGCGAGGCAAGCCTTTTGGAATTGTGGTGGCAAAAATAATTGGCACAGTTTCTGGAACAGACTTTAAAAAACCTTTGTCAGGCAAATCGCCAACCACAAGAATTCCTCGCGGCTTCAAATCAATCAAAGTTTGCACTGTTGATTTCTCTAAAACCTTTTTTCCGTTCACTTCGGTGATACTCGCCGCGGTCATGAAAGTTTGATGCCCGCGCTCTAACAGCGCCTTGCGAGCTTCATCTGCAATTTCGGTAAATAGCGGGTTGTGCAGATCAACAACCACAATCGCCATGAAATTGCCAGCACCGATAGCCAGTGACCGAGCCCAAGGGTTAGGCGTAAAACCAAGTTTTTTTGCTGCGGCTAAAACCCGTTCGCGGCGGTCTGGGCTAACCCCTTCTTCACTAGAAAAAACCAGTGAGACCAGCGACTTTGATACTCCAGCGGCGGCGGCTACATCGCGAATTGTGGGGCGCTTGGTTTGAGCCACTTGCCTTGCCTTTCATCGGTGTTGGTCTTTTTCTAGGCCGGTTTTTTGGACCTGTCCAATTGGACCGTCCAAAGATAACACCGCGAGCACGAATTTATCTCAATGTCGTAACAAAGTCTGGAACGGTCCGAAATTTTCGTCTTTTTGCTGACATACTGACCACGTTAGGACTTCTAGTTCTACAACTCGAAAACTCGAAGATGAGAGGCAACAAATGTCAATGAAGAAGTATGTAGCACTTGCCGGAGTGGCAATGCTTACTCTTGCTGGCTGTGCAGCGCCAGCAGCAGACACTGCTGCTCCAGCAACAAGCGACATCAAGATCTGTGTTTACACACACGGTGACGGTGGAACTTTCTGGTCAGTAGCTCAGAAGGGTGCCGAGCAGGCAGCCGCTGACCTAGGCGTAGAACTTGACTACCAGGGTGCAAACAACGATGCTGCTAAGCAGGCATCAACCATCGAAGCCGGTGTTGCAGCCGGTTGTGACGGTATCGCAAGCTCCGTACCAGATGCAGAAGCACTACAGGGTCCAATGGACGCTGCTAAGGCTGCTGGTATCCCAACCGTAACCATGAACTCAGGTTCATCAGTGTTCACCAAGCTTGGTGCTTTCACACACGTTGGTCAGGATGAAGTAATCGCTGGTCAGCAGGCTGGTCTAAAGTTCAACGCAATGGGTGTGAAGCACGTGCTTTGCCCAATCCAGGAAGCTGGAAACGTTGGTCTTGCTGACCGTTGTGCAGGTCTAAAGCAGACATTCAAGGGTAAGGCTGAAGAGTTCAACCTTGATGGTGGTCTTGCTGACCTAACCGCAGCAACCGCAAAGCTACAGGCAGCTCTTGAGGCTGACAAGACTATCGACGCAATCTTCGCGCTAAACGCTGACATCGCTGCAAAGGCTGCAATGCCTGCAGCTGAGGCAGCTGGCGTTTCAGTGAAGATCGGTACCGTTGACATGTCACCTGAGGCACTAGACGCAATCGAAGCTGGCACCATGGAGTTCGCGATTGACCAGCAGCAGTACGCACAGGGCTACATGTCAGTAGTTCTTTTGTACCTAAACCTAACTAACGGACACGAGCTTGGTGGCGGTCAGCCTGTATACACAGGTCCTGGCTTCGTAACCAAGGACAATGTAGCCAAGGTTAAGGAACTAGTAGCAGCTGGCTCACGCTAGTCACTAGCTTCAAAAGCTAAGCAGTATATAGAAGGTGGGCTGGGGAATCCCTGGCCCACCTTTTATCTCAAAATCAAAGCTTCAAATATTCAAGTTAGGTAACAAATGACACAGTCGTCAAAGGTAGATGAGCGAGTTAAACAAGCCTCGCTGATTACCAAAATTCTGCGCCGCCCCGAGTTCGGAGCGTTTCTGGGCGCCATCGCAATCTTCTTCTTATTTGCCACTACCGATACCACCGGCAACTTCGCTCAACTCGGCGGAATCTCCGGTTGGACAGACATTGCAGCTCCAATCGGGATCATCGGTATCTCAGTTGCATTGCTAATGATCGCTGGCGAGTTTGACCTTTCAACCGGTGTGCTCGTTGGAACTACTGGTCTGCTGATTGGTATGTTGGTCACCGAATTCAACATGAACATTTGGCTCGCAATTCTTTGCGCATTTATTTTTGCTGGAACAGTTGGATTCATTAATGGCTACGTGGTTGTAAAAACCAAGTTGCCGTCATTCATCGTGACCCTGGCAACTTTCTTCATTCTTAAGGGCGCAAACTTTGCTTACACCAAGATGGTAACGGGTTCTGTACGTGTAACCGGCACCGATAAAGCCGAGGGGTTTGATTTTGCCGAAGCCATCTTCGCTTCAAAATTTGGTGAGGCAAATTTTCAAATCGCTTTGGTCTGGTGGATTGCAATTACCATCATCGCTACGTTCGTTCTAACCCGCACTCGTTTTGGTAACTGGATTTTCGCAGCCGGTGGCGACGCAAACGCCGCACGCAACGCAGGTGTACCGGTAGACAGAACCAAGATCATGTTGTTCGTTTACACCGCACTCTCTGCAGCACTGGTTGGCACCATGTTTGTTCTTCGCTTGAAGGGCATGCAGGCTGGTCAGGGTGTTGGCCAGGAGTTCTACTACATTATCGCCGCAGCGGTAGGTGGAACCTTGCTTACCGGTGGCGCCGGTTCGGCTATCGGTGCTTCACTTGGTGCCTTGATCATGGGTATGGCTTACATTGGTATCCCTTACTCACGTTGGGATTCAGACTGGACCGCAACTTTCCTTGGTGTGATTTTGTTCACCGCAGTAATGATCAATACATACATAGGTCGCCGAGCTAAGGGAGGCAAAAAATGACAACGGTAAACGCCCTAGAGCTAAAAAATGTTGGCAAGCAATTCGGAAGCGTAATTGCCCTTCAGGGAATTTCGATTCAGGTTGAGCCAGGTTCAGTTACCTGTGTGCTTGGCGACAACGGTGCCGGCAAGTCAACTCTCATCAAGATTCTCTCCGGTGTGCACAAGCAGTCATCTGGTGAGTTCAAGGTAGAGGGTAAAGATGCTGTCTTTGAATCGCCTCGCGACGCACTGGCAAATGGAATCGCAACCGTGTTCCAGGATTTGGCAACAATTCCTTTGATGTCAGTTTGGCGAAACTTCTTCTTGGGTAACGAAATCCGTTCCGGGTTTGGTCCATTCAAGTGGTTGAACGTCAGCAAGATGAAAGAGATTGCCAAGTCTGAGCTACTAGCGATGGGTATCGACCTTCGCGATGTAAACCAGCCAATCGGAACACTTTCAGGTGGTGAGCGTCAGTCGGTAGCGATTGCCCGCTCTGTTTACTTTGGTGCCAAGGTGCTCATTCTTGATGAGCCAACCTCGGCCCTTGGTGTTCGCCAGTCTGGAATCGTATTGAAGTACGTCCTTGCCGCTAAGGATCGCGGTGTATCGGTTGTGTTTATTACTCACAACCCGCACCACGCTTACCTAGTTGGCGACCGCTTCTACCTGCTAAACCGGGGTCAGTTGCTCAACGCTTTTGAGCGCAAGAACGTGAAGCTTGAAGAGCTAACCAAGGCAATGGCTGGTGGTGCAGAGCTTGAGACTCTAACCCACGAGATCAACGTTGTACGCGGTAAGTAATTAGACACCGATGCGAATCCCCCGGCCGAATGGCTGGGGGATTTCTCTTTAACTAGTATCAAAACATGACTATTGAAGTGCGTGAACTGAGCGCCACAGATTATGACGCGTGGCTTGTGCTGTGGAATGGATACCTAGATTTTTACAGTGAAAACCTTCCAGAGGGCCTGACCGATCTTTCTTGGCAGCGGATTATCAACCCTGAGTTCAACCTGCACGGGCTGGGCGCTTTTGAAGATGGCAACTTACTTGGCATCGTGCACTTCAACTTTCAGAACTCCACCATTTCAGTCAATGGCTTTGTGCTGCTAGAGGACCTTTTTGTTAGTTCAGCAGCCAGGGGCAAAGGAGTTGGTCGCAAACTAATTGACGCGGTGAAGGCTCGAGCCCAGGCAGCCGGCTGCTCTCGGCTTTACTGGGACACAGACCGAACCAATGAAACTGCTCGACGCCTGTATGACACTTACGTTCAAGAGGCCGGCAAGGTGCAGTACCGTCTGAAATTGCTCTAGTTTAAGAAACTACTGCGCTCACCGTGTTGCTAAAACTCTGATAACTTCAGAGTTTCTTAACGCCCCACGCTCGGAGCTAGCATATCGTGGCGCACGATGATGGCATCACGACCAGGGCCAACGCCAATAGCGCTGATGCGAGCGCCGCTAATCTTCTCTAGCGCAACGATGTAATCCTGCGCGTTCTTTGGAAGATCTGCGAAGGTGCGGCAGCCAGTGATGTCTTCAGACCAACCTGGGAAGTTTTCATAGATTGGCTTTGCGTGGTGGAAATCAGACTGTGAAACTGGCATCTCATCAAAGCGCTTGCCATTTACTTCGTAAGCCACACAAACTGGAATCTCTTTTAGTCCGGTAAGCACGTCAAGTTTGGTCAACACAAAATCGGTAACACCATTGATGCGGGCTGAGTAACGGGCAATCGGAGCGTCGTACCAACCGCAACGACGTGGTCGCCCGGTAGTGGTTCCAAATTCAAAACCAGTTGCGCGCAAGAATTCGCCGTTCTCGTCAAACAACTCGGTTGGGAACGGGCCGGCGCCAACGCGAGTGGTGTAAGCCTTAACGATTCCAATTACGGTCTTGAACTCACCAGGGCCAATTCCGGAACCGGTTGATGCACCACCAGCGGTTGAGTTAGATGAGGTCACGAACGGGTAGGTGCCGTGGTCAACATCAAGCATGGTTGCCTGACCGCCTTCGAACAAAACAACCTTGTTTTCATCAAGTGCGGTGTGCAATTCCAATGCGGTGTCGGCGACCATTGGGCGCAGGCGCTCTGCGTAACCAAGAAGCTCGGCAACAACTTCGTCAACACGAATCGCTGCGCGGTTGTAGACCTTGGTTAGCAAGTTGTTCTTGGCAACTAGTGCGCCCTCAACCTTTTGACGCAAAATGCTTTCGTCGTAAAGATCCTGCACACGAATACCAACGCGGTTAATCTTGTCAGCGTAGGTTGGGCCAATGCCGCGACCGGTGGTACCAATCGCACGCTTACCAAGGAAGCGCTCTGAAACTTTGTCAACGATGACGTTGTAAGGGGTGATGATGTGCGCGTTGGCAGAAACGCGAAGCTTGCTGGTGTCAATGCCGCGAGCGTTCAGCGCTTCAATTTCTTGGAACAGCACCGATAGGTCAATGACCACGCCGTTTGAAATAACCGGGGTGACGCCAGGGGTAAGAATGCCAGAAGGCAAAAGGTGAAGTGCGTACTTCTCGTTGCCGATGACAACTGTGTGGCCCGCGTTATTTCCGCCATTGAACTTAACTACGTAGTCAATGTGCTCTGCCAGAAGGTCTGTGGCTTTGCCTTTACCTTCGTCACCCCACTGGGCTCCGATAATCACTACTGCGGGCATACTCGCACCTCTTTATATAAAGGGTTCGTACGCGATGGCGTACATCTAAGTTTATCGGCCTAGCCCAGACCTGCCCAGTTGTTACCTTTTATTGAAGACGTGCTGCATAACCCACTGATGCATAGTGATGGCCGCTGCCGCCGAGGCGTTTATTGACCTGGTAGAGCCAAACTGGGTAATTTCAAGCACCACGTGGGCTGCCTCAATGGCGGCCTCGGATAGACCCGGACCCTCCTGGCCAAACAAAAGCACGCACTCTTCTGGAAGTGCGTATTCCTCGATCTTTTGGCAGCCGGGAACGTTGTCGATAGCAATTATTGGCAAATTGCGGTCCTTGGCCCAGGCAACGAACTCTTCAACGGTTGGGTGATGGCTAACGTGCTGGTAGCGATCGGTCACCATTGCGCCACGTCGGTTCCAGCGCCGATTGCCAATAATGTGAACCTCTTCGGCCAGGAATGCGTTTGCGGTTCTAACAATTGACCCGATGTTTAGATCGTGCTGCCAATTCTCGATCGCGACGTGATACTTGTGGCGGCGACGGTCAAGCTCGGCAACGATTGCCTCCATCTTCCAATAGCGAAATTTATCCAGCACATTTCTGGTGTCACCGTTTGTCAGTAACTCTGGGTCAAGAATCGAATCGGGGTTTGGTGCCTCCGGAGTACCGGCATCTTCTGGCCACTCCCCTTGCCAAGGACCAACGCCCCAGGTGGTGAGTTCCGGCGATGAGTTATCTTGCATGTGCTCGTTTTCTAAATTGCAAAGCGATGGCTGCTAACACTGCCGCTACGGTTGATGCAATCAACACGGCTAGTGTTCCCATAGATGCGATGTCTTCATTGCTCTTGAAAGCAAGTTCGTTTATCAAGAGTGAAACGGTGAATCCCACGCCCGCCAATATTCCTATGGTTGCAACATCCCACCACGACAACTCTTTAGCCAGCGATGCCTTGGTAAATCTGGCCATTAGCCAGGCGGTTCCCACTACCCCAAGTGGCTTACCAAGCACCAGACCAAAAATAATTCCAAGTGCAACCGATGAACCTGCGACGTCTTCAATTGAAAGACCCTGCACATAAACCCCGGCACTAAAGAATGCGAAGACTGGCACGGCAAATCCTGCTGAAATTGGGTGCACAGCGTGCATGACTTTATCGGATTGTTTTAGGTTCATCAGCAAACCCATTGCCACGCCGGCGACAGTCGCGTGTATGCCGCTCTCGTGAATCGTGTACCAAATAATTCCAGCCAGCGGCAAATAAAAATACCAGCCAGTTACATTCTTTTTTTGCAGCATGCCAAAGATAAAGAGTGCACCTGCGGCTACAGCCAGGGCAAGCAGGTTGAGTTGCGCGGTGTAGAAAATTGCAATCACAATAATTGCGCCCAGGTCATCAACCACGGCAAGGGTTAGTAGAAATGCTCGAAGTTCAATCGGAAGGGAGCGACCTGCAACCGCCAACACAGCAAGAGCGAAAGCAATGTCGGTGGCCATTGGAATACCCCAACCAGATGCGCTTGGCTGATTGAAATTAAACGCCGTGTAAATCACAGCCGGAAAAATCATGCCGCCAAGGGCAGCGGCGATTGGAACTGCTGCTACAGATTTGTCTCTGAGCGAGCCCACCACCAGTTCGTGCTTAAGTTCCATTCCGGCTACAAAAAAGAAGATAGCTAGCAAGCCATCTGCGGCCCATTTACCCAGGGATAATTCCAGGTGAAGATCAGCAAAACCAATCTTGTAATCCTTCAGGCTGCTGTAGGAACCAAAATCAAGGTTGGCCCAGATAATTGCAACCAATGCGGCGACCAACAACAAGATTCCACCGGTGGTTTCGTTGCGAAGTGCGTTGCCAAGCCAGCGAGTTTGACCCTTTGAGGCGCGTTCAAATAGCTTGGTTTTTCTCGACATGGCTTAAGCCTAGGTGAATTTCTGACTAGCCGGTTTGCTTCGCCGACTGCTGACTAGGGTGCTCTGTTAGCCTTGACGAATGGTAGATCGCAGCAAAATCACATCGTGGCTAACCGATATGGACGGCGTGCTGGTGCACGAAGGCCATGTACTTCCGGGGGCCGCCGAGCTTATTAGTAAGTGGCAGGCAGAAGACACTCCTTTCTTGGTGCTCACCAACAACTCCATCTACACGCCGCGTGATTTATCGGCCAGGCTTACCGCCGGTGGTCTGAATGTTCCTGAGGAGCGCATCTGGACCTCGGCGCTTGCCACCGCCGCGTTCCTCGACAAACAAATGCCAAAGGGCAGCGCGTATGTGATTGGCGAGACCGGTTTGACCCAGGCTCTGCACGACATTGGCTACACCCAAACAGACAACAACCCCGATTACGTGGTGCTTGGCGAGACACGCAACTTCAACTTTGAGAACCTGACCAAGGCCATTCGCCTGATCAATGCCGGTGCAAGATTTATTGCCACCAACCCCGATGCCACTGGCCCATCGGCCGATGGCCCGCTACCAGCTACCGGATCAGTTGCTGCCCTAATAACCAAGGCCACCGGAATGGAACCGTACATTGTTGGCAAACCAAACCCAATGATGTTCCGCAGCGCGATGCGCAAAATTGGTGCTCACTCGGAATCAACCGGCATGATTGGTGACCGCATGGATACTGACGTGGTTGCCGGAATCGAGGCCGGTTTGCACACCGTTCTGGTACTCACCGGAATTGCCGATGACGCCGAAATTAGAAAGTACCCATTCCGCCCAACCGAGATTCTTAACTCGGTCGCGGATCTCGTCTAGGAGTCCTAACCGGCAAACGATAACTGTTTATCAGTTTTCGTAATCAGCGGTGTTGATTTCCTTCATGTACTTACTGAAGGTAATCAACAGGCCTGCGAACGTTACGAAGCACGCCAAAAATAGGTAAACCGGTTGCACACCGAATGCATCAACGGCAACGCCAGCGAAGATCATTGAGATCATTGGGCCACCAGACCAAATCACCATTTCCAAACTGAATACGCGACCGCGCTTTGACGGTGGAATCTTGCGCTGGATCACGGTGTTCAAAAGCGGCATGAGTGGACCCCACACAGCTCCAAGAATTAGTCCAAAGAAAATCATGAATGCGTATGGCAGCAGGAACGACATTGGAATCATGCAACCGGCGATACCAAGAATTGCGATTCTAAAAATGGAGCTGTATTTGAATTTGCGAGCCAGGCGCTCAAAGGCAAGCGCGCCAAACACGGAAGCCCCGGCCATCGCCGAGAGCAACAGCCCAAGTCCCTGTGGATTATTGGTGCTGTTGAAGTAAGCCGGCAGCACAATCATCTCTGTTGGCAGATAGACCATCGCCAAAGTCATCACACCGGCAAGCAAAATAAACACCGATGGGGTCTTGAACAAAATTGTGAATCCTTCAAGCGCGTACTTGAAAAGATTCTTTTCCTCATCGTGATCTTCCTTGTGCTCAAGCGCCTTGATAGGAATCATGAACAAACCAGAAACGATGCAAAGCGCAGAGACAACATAGAAGGTGTTGTAAATACCAATCCAACCAATGCAGAAGGCCGCTATGGCTGGACCAAGTGCAAAGCCAGATGCAAACACTGCTTCTTGAATTGAGTTGGCGCGCTCAAGCGGCATCTTGGCAACGCGAGCGACATCGGGAACAAAAGATTTTCTTGCGCTACCAGAACCAGAACCAACTGTTGAACGAATTGTGCCAAGCACAATTAGCAGCGGCAAGGTCATGACCCAAATATTTGCCACGAACGGAATTAGCAAGGTGACCAGGCCGGTAAGAATTTCAATCCAGATTCCGGTAACTCGACGACCAAGCTTGTCAATGATTGAACCCATTACCGGGGCAAGCAGCAATCCTGGAATCGCAGTGATTGTGACAAGAATTCCAGCGCTGGTGGCCGAACCAGTTAGTTGAATCGCAAGCCATGGAAAAGCCATGAACACCATCGATCCAGCCATCACGCTGAGAATCGAAGAAATTTGCATGTAGACAAATGGTCTACGAGTTTTTAATTCGTGCGCGAAGTCATCGGTGCTATCTAGACCGGTGTTAGAAGTTGCTGCAGATTTTTTAGCGGAGCTCAAGGTCATCAAGACTTACCGCTGACAGATAACGGTAGCCAGCATCCCCGATCACTTTGTCGGCACCGGTGTCGCGATCAACCACGGTGGCGACCGCAACGATAATTGCGCCCGCTTCTTCAAGTGCCTTGGCAGCAGTCAACGGTGACCCGCCAGTTGTTGAGGTGTCCTCAACCACGATTACTTTTTTGCCCTTAACGTCTGGGCCCTCAACCTGGCGACCCATGCCGTGGGCCTTGGCGGCCTTGCGAACCACGAATGCGTCAATCGCACGGCCTCGCGCTGCAGCCTGGTGCATGATTGCGGTGGCAACTGGGTCTGCGCCCATGGTTAATCCGCCAACCGCGGCGAAATCGGTGATTCCGGCGGCGTCTAACATGTCTAGAACAACCTGCCCAATTAGGGGAGCGGCCTCGTGGTGCAGGGTGGCACGGCGAAGATCTACGTAGTAGTCGGCCTCAATACCGCTTGAAAGGGTTACCTTGCCATGCACAACGGCAAGCTCCTTGATTAGTTCAACAAGGCGCGGTTTTGCACTGGAAGTAAAGGTCATGTTGCCAGTTTACTTGGCAGCCTGCACCAGCCATTTAGGCTGTACTCATGCGCATCGCCACCCACAACGTAAATTCCATCCGCACACGCGTTGATCGTGTGGTTTCTTGGCTAGAGCGAACCAACACCGATGTCCTTGCCATGCAAGAGATCAAGTGCAAGCCAGATCAGTTTCCGTATAAGCAATTTGAGGACGCCGGCTACCAAATCACCATGCACGGCCTAAACCAGTGGAACGGCGTGGCCTTCGCCAGCAGAATTCCGGCCGAGGATGTGGAGATTGGCTTTAGCGGAATGCCAGCTTTTGGCAAAGAGGGAAAAGAAGCCGTCGAAGAAGCTCGTGCGATTGGTGCCACATTCAACGGCGTGCG containing:
- a CDS encoding TrmH family RNA methyltransferase, with amino-acid sequence MQDNSSPELTTWGVGPWQGEWPEDAGTPEAPNPDSILDPELLTNGDTRNVLDKFRYWKMEAIVAELDRRRHKYHVAIENWQHDLNIGSIVRTANAFLAEEVHIIGNRRWNRRGAMVTDRYQHVSHHPTVEEFVAWAKDRNLPIIAIDNVPGCQKIEEYALPEECVLLFGQEGPGLSEAAIEAAHVVLEITQFGSTRSINASAAAAITMHQWVMQHVFNKR
- the nhaA gene encoding Na+/H+ antiporter NhaA; its protein translation is MSRKTKLFERASKGQTRWLGNALRNETTGGILLLVAALVAIIWANLDFGSYSSLKDYKIGFADLHLELSLGKWAADGLLAIFFFVAGMELKHELVVGSLRDKSVAAVPIAAALGGMIFPAVIYTAFNFNQPSASGWGIPMATDIAFALAVLAVAGRSLPIELRAFLLTLAVVDDLGAIIVIAIFYTAQLNLLALAVAAGALFIFGMLQKKNVTGWYFYLPLAGIIWYTIHESGIHATVAGVAMGLLMNLKQSDKVMHAVHPISAGFAVPVFAFFSAGVYVQGLSIEDVAGSSVALGIIFGLVLGKPLGVVGTAWLMARFTKASLAKELSWWDVATIGILAGVGFTVSLLINELAFKSNEDIASMGTLAVLIASTVAAVLAAIALQFRKRAHAR
- a CDS encoding HAD-IIA family hydrolase translates to MVDRSKITSWLTDMDGVLVHEGHVLPGAAELISKWQAEDTPFLVLTNNSIYTPRDLSARLTAGGLNVPEERIWTSALATAAFLDKQMPKGSAYVIGETGLTQALHDIGYTQTDNNPDYVVLGETRNFNFENLTKAIRLINAGARFIATNPDATGPSADGPLPATGSVAALITKATGMEPYIVGKPNPMMFRSAMRKIGAHSESTGMIGDRMDTDVVAGIEAGLHTVLVLTGIADDAEIRKYPFRPTEILNSVADLV
- a CDS encoding MFS transporter, with protein sequence MSSAKKSAATSNTGLDSTDDFAHELKTRRPFVYMQISSILSVMAGSMVFMAFPWLAIQLTGSATSAGILVTITAIPGLLLAPVMGSIIDKLGRRVTGIWIEILTGLVTLLIPFVANIWVMTLPLLIVLGTIRSTVGSGSGSARKSFVPDVARVAKMPLERANSIQEAVFASGFALGPAIAAFCIGWIGIYNTFYVVSALCIVSGLFMIPIKALEHKEDHDEEKNLFKYALEGFTILFKTPSVFILLAGVMTLAMVYLPTEMIVLPAYFNSTNNPQGLGLLLSAMAGASVFGALAFERLARKFKYSSIFRIAILGIAGCMIPMSFLLPYAFMIFFGLILGAVWGPLMPLLNTVIQRKIPPSKRGRVFSLEMVIWSGGPMISMIFAGVAVDAFGVQPVYLFLACFVTFAGLLITFSKYMKEINTADYEN
- the pyrE gene encoding orotate phosphoribosyltransferase, with the protein product MTFTSSAKPRLVELIKELAVVHGKVTLSSGIEADYYVDLRRATLHHEAAPLIGQVVLDMLDAAGITDFAAVGGLTMGADPVATAIMHQAAARGRAIDAFVVRKAAKAHGMGRQVEGPDVKGKKVIVVEDTSTTGGSPLTAAKALEEAGAIIVAVATVVDRDTGADKVIGDAGYRYLSAVSLDDLELR